GCCTCAACTATGCCGTTTAAGAGATTTCCCTGGGTGGTAGGTTTTTTGGCAATTGCCAAAATTTTGCCGTTGTCCACAACGACTGCATCGGTGAATGTCCCACCGACATCAATTCCCAATAACATACCGTTCCCCTCTCCTTTCACTTCACTTTCGGTTATAAACCGCACAGCCAATTGCCCCATTTAACTGCGGCTGCGGCGGTACAATAACTTCCACTTTCATTTCCCCGGCAATAAAATCCCGGATGGCCGTTCCTAAAGCCACGCCGCCGGTAAAAACTAAGGTATCACTGGCGAGCGCCGACAGCATCGGTTTGATTCGTTTAAATATTGTGTAATTTACGCCGGCGGCAAGCTGAGATACAGTATATCCTTCTGCAATCTTACCGATAAGCTCCGATTCGCCGAAAATGGCGCAGGTAGCATTGAGTTCAACGGGACTTTCATTATACCGGGACAGTTCGTTGAGACTGATCCCCAGAACAGTTGCCATGTTTTCCAAATACCGGCCCGTACTGGCGGCGCATTTGTCATTGGTTTGAAAATCCACCATTTTCCCTTGGCGGACTTTAATAACCTTGCTGTCCTGTCCGCCGAGATCGAGAAGCGTAAAATCAGTACGACCGGTCTGCCATATTGCTCCCAGGACATGGGCCTTTAATTCGGGTATGATTAC
This window of the Methylomusa anaerophila genome carries:
- a CDS encoding acyl-CoA dehydratase activase yields the protein MRCGIDLGSRSVKLVVMDEKAICATRIYETASFYREYGRRQTSGFAVDFGALGLPAVTAVTATGYGRNTIDIADAVIIPELKAHVLGAIWQTGRTDFTLLDLGGQDSKVIKVRQGKMVDFQTNDKCAASTGRYLENMATVLGISLNELSRYNESPVELNATCAIFGESELIGKIAEGYTVSQLAAGVNYTIFKRIKPMLSALASDTLVFTGGVALGTAIRDFIAGEMKVEVIVPPQPQLNGAIGCAVYNRK